From Oenococcus sicerae, the proteins below share one genomic window:
- a CDS encoding lactate/malate family dehydrogenase, which yields MRKIGIIGMGHVGSTLAHIIIDRGMVDEIVLLDVNQKHLTAESLDFRDAQSFLTHHTKILAGSYRDLSDADIVVSTFGNVNLTAKTGDRFAELKFNLEQIQTMANQLKAAKFNGVFLTITNPVDVITSVYQKTLGLSKTQVFGTGTYLDTSRLKREIGERFDVDPRAVSGFVVGEHGDSQFPAWSSIKVLEQPILKIAEERDIDVTDLEQATKRAAFDVIDGKGYTNIAIASAAAVLIDMILTDSHGEAIVSRYNDKLGCYISLPAIIGREGIVREIHLPLNRAETAKLKTSARSINEKTKLFE from the coding sequence ATGCGCAAAATCGGAATTATCGGAATGGGCCACGTCGGATCGACCTTGGCTCACATTATTATCGACCGCGGTATGGTTGATGAAATCGTCTTATTGGACGTTAATCAAAAACATTTAACAGCAGAGAGTCTGGACTTTAGAGATGCCCAGTCTTTTTTGACTCACCATACAAAAATTTTAGCTGGCAGTTATCGCGATCTTAGCGATGCTGATATTGTCGTTAGTACCTTTGGGAATGTGAACTTGACTGCTAAAACCGGTGATCGTTTTGCTGAATTGAAATTTAATCTTGAACAGATTCAAACTATGGCTAACCAGCTTAAAGCGGCTAAATTCAATGGTGTTTTTTTAACGATCACAAATCCTGTGGATGTGATCACGAGCGTTTATCAAAAAACATTGGGTCTTTCAAAAACGCAAGTTTTTGGTACAGGTACATACTTAGATACATCTAGATTAAAGCGGGAAATTGGCGAACGTTTTGATGTTGATCCGCGAGCAGTTTCGGGTTTTGTGGTAGGTGAACATGGCGATTCGCAGTTTCCAGCCTGGTCTTCGATCAAGGTTTTAGAGCAGCCTATTTTAAAAATAGCCGAAGAGCGCGACATTGATGTGACTGATCTAGAGCAAGCCACTAAGCGGGCAGCCTTTGATGTGATCGATGGCAAAGGTTACACGAATATCGCGATCGCAAGTGCTGCTGCGGTTTTGATCGATATGATTTTAACTGATAGCCATGGAGAAGCGATCGTTTCTCGTTATAATGACAAATTAGGCTGCTATATTTCTTTACCTGCGATCATCGGCCGAGAGGGGATCGTCCGTGAAATACATCTGCCTTTAAATCGAGCGGAAACAGCTAAATTAAAAACCAGTGCCAGATCGATCAATGAGAAAACGAAATTATTTGAGTAA
- a CDS encoding PTS transporter subunit IIC codes for MTANSKPNAGSDVFNQDPASMTTQERDSAYAQAMSAAAKFKTDRAQPEELRPGSGPLTRPEKKMKMSDWVYTVSQGVSNAILVILGISILLNTAGNLLHWVPLQMIGILGQHLLAPAIGAGIAIQMRSTTLTTFSAMIAATVGANSIYFTETALKATTTATGWVAPQLAGATITTVGQPVSAVIGGLTAVLVGKWMTGKTPLDMFIVPFCATLVGAIVGLGAATVTTPFLTSVSEALANTMKVNPVLGSAIVSFAWFWFLMTPASSAALAVAVGLDPMSAGAALIGCCAAFAGFTAMSFNQNNPGANIAQGLVTPKIQFPNVIKSPLTALGPMVAAMVMSSLAVTVAGFKVPSALGGLGFSSLTAPLNVLSMSKDSGFSYGWGGLGIMIVFGLVGPAVISWAWYRFLKSVGKTRTNDLHLDVV; via the coding sequence ATGACAGCAAACAGCAAACCGAATGCTGGGTCTGACGTATTTAATCAAGATCCGGCTTCGATGACAACACAAGAAAGAGATTCTGCCTATGCCCAAGCAATGTCGGCTGCAGCAAAATTTAAAACTGACCGTGCTCAGCCAGAAGAGCTGAGGCCGGGATCAGGTCCCTTGACACGTCCAGAAAAGAAAATGAAAATGTCCGACTGGGTCTACACAGTCAGTCAAGGTGTTTCAAACGCAATTTTGGTTATTCTGGGAATTTCAATTCTCTTGAATACAGCCGGAAATCTGCTCCATTGGGTACCTCTGCAAATGATCGGTATTTTGGGTCAGCATCTGTTAGCACCTGCTATCGGTGCCGGTATTGCTATTCAAATGCGTTCAACAACACTGACAACTTTCTCAGCTATGATCGCTGCAACTGTTGGTGCTAACTCAATCTATTTCACAGAGACAGCTTTAAAGGCAACCACAACCGCAACTGGCTGGGTCGCACCACAACTTGCCGGCGCAACTATCACCACTGTTGGCCAGCCGGTTTCAGCAGTTATCGGCGGACTTACTGCCGTCTTAGTTGGCAAGTGGATGACTGGCAAAACACCATTAGACATGTTTATCGTACCTTTCTGTGCAACGCTGGTTGGTGCGATCGTGGGGCTCGGTGCTGCAACGGTAACCACGCCATTTTTAACTTCTGTTTCAGAAGCGCTCGCAAACACAATGAAAGTTAATCCAGTTCTAGGTTCTGCAATCGTTTCATTTGCTTGGTTCTGGTTCTTAATGACACCCGCTTCATCGGCTGCTCTAGCCGTCGCTGTTGGTCTTGATCCAATGTCAGCTGGTGCTGCTCTAATCGGTTGTTGTGCTGCCTTTGCTGGTTTCACGGCCATGAGTTTCAATCAAAATAATCCTGGTGCCAATATCGCACAAGGGTTAGTAACGCCTAAGATTCAATTCCCAAATGTTATCAAGTCACCCTTAACAGCCCTCGGACCTATGGTTGCTGCAATGGTTATGTCATCACTCGCCGTTACAGTTGCTGGTTTCAAAGTACCTTCAGCACTTGGCGGACTTGGATTTTCCTCGCTCACTGCACCATTAAATGTTCTTTCAATGTCAAAAGACTCTGGCTTTTCATATGGTTGGGGCGGGCTTGGTATCATGATCGTCTTTGGACTTGTTGGACCAGCTGTTATTTCTTGGGCTTGGTATCGTTTCTTAAAGAGTGTTGGTAAAACACGTACGAACGATCTGCATCTTGATGTTGTTTAA
- a CDS encoding MarR family winged helix-turn-helix transcriptional regulator — protein MSETTNELMKAIGGLAKNPNFYLMVGPRHGGQRNHHRGQARLMRLLDKYDGLSVGEIAEILDVRPSSITGLVDRLEENDLVDRMPDAADKRITLIKLTKKGHQFLQNKKDEADDLSEEVFAGLSQEEQETLLNLLKRVSKNLDDVDFGDYISKMVNDSIGRHFRFDDGDIHINL, from the coding sequence ATGTCAGAGACAACGAATGAATTAATGAAAGCAATCGGTGGTCTAGCTAAAAATCCTAATTTCTATTTAATGGTTGGGCCTAGGCATGGCGGACAGCGTAACCATCACCGAGGTCAAGCACGACTAATGCGTCTGCTTGATAAATATGATGGTTTGTCCGTTGGCGAAATTGCAGAGATTTTAGATGTTAGGCCTAGTTCGATCACAGGACTCGTTGATCGTTTGGAAGAAAATGACCTTGTAGATCGTATGCCTGATGCGGCGGATAAAAGAATTACTTTGATCAAGCTGACAAAAAAAGGCCACCAATTTTTGCAAAATAAAAAAGACGAAGCAGATGATCTTAGCGAAGAAGTATTTGCCGGCTTATCACAAGAAGAGCAAGAGACTTTATTAAACTTATTAAAACGTGTATCTAAGAATTTAGATGATGTTGATTTTGGCGACTACATTAGCAAAATGGTCAATGACTCAATCGGTCGTCACTTCAGATTCGATGATGGCGATATTCATATTAATTTATAA
- a CDS encoding histidine phosphatase family protein produces MKITFYLVRHGQTYFNRYNKLQGWGNSPLTENGLADAKQTGEKLSDIHFSAAYSSDTTRAIDTAQIILNENTSDFQPKLISLLNFREQFYGSFEGSNMDVAWLDAGAPYGLKSYAEIVDNYGLPSTKDFLKAADPWHDAENDDEYWARIDEGFDKLFKNTAIADNSNVLLISHGNTLLSLADRYGEDKISLHARPKNGSVSKLFYENGHFRFLSFDDKKI; encoded by the coding sequence ATGAAAATCACATTTTATTTGGTTCGCCACGGGCAAACATATTTCAATCGTTACAACAAATTACAGGGCTGGGGAAATTCTCCTTTAACCGAGAATGGTCTTGCGGATGCTAAACAAACCGGTGAAAAATTGAGTGATATTCATTTTTCAGCCGCTTATAGCTCCGATACAACACGAGCAATTGATACGGCTCAAATCATTCTTAATGAAAATACAAGTGATTTTCAGCCAAAACTAATTAGTTTGTTAAATTTTCGCGAACAATTTTACGGTTCTTTCGAGGGTTCTAATATGGATGTAGCTTGGCTGGACGCCGGCGCGCCTTACGGCTTAAAAAGCTACGCTGAGATCGTTGATAATTACGGTCTGCCTTCAACGAAGGATTTCTTAAAAGCCGCCGATCCTTGGCACGATGCAGAAAATGACGATGAATATTGGGCACGAATCGACGAAGGATTTGACAAATTATTCAAAAATACTGCCATTGCTGACAACTCAAATGTTTTACTTATTTCTCATGGCAATACGTTATTATCCTTAGCTGATCGCTATGGCGAAGACAAAATAAGCCTGCATGCTCGGCCGAAAAACGGGTCAGTCTCGAAACTGTTTTATGAAAATGGTCACTTCAGATTCCTCAGCTTTGATGATAAAAAAATTTGA
- a CDS encoding NADP-dependent oxidoreductase: MKAIEINKFGDVDVFYETEKTPGDLKSHELLIKNYATAIDPYDVKYRAGAFDGADKLPTVLGSSVAGIVEAIGSEVTQFTIGDRVAASTHLQSYARQVIALEKQLALIPDNVTFVQAAGVALGYQTGYQGITKELDLQKGQSILIHGGSGSVGFAAIQAAKNSGATKIYATASDKGKAFLTEFDPKIIVFDYKKDDFTKITEKVDAVLDTVGGNTQEQSLKVLKSSGKLRSTVNLTDNVKNSAFDAASYYLVSGQTLSQLLLDLSRNRITIKIAHMMKFNLENLKKSHQQFETGHPLGKIILEF, translated from the coding sequence ATGAAAGCAATTGAAATAAATAAATTTGGCGATGTTGACGTTTTTTATGAAACTGAAAAAACGCCTGGTGATTTAAAATCACACGAGCTTTTAATTAAAAATTATGCCACTGCTATCGACCCCTATGATGTGAAATATCGAGCTGGCGCCTTTGACGGAGCAGATAAATTGCCAACAGTCCTTGGATCAAGTGTGGCCGGCATCGTTGAAGCGATCGGTTCGGAGGTCACTCAATTTACTATCGGCGACCGCGTAGCAGCCAGCACCCATCTTCAAAGCTACGCTAGGCAAGTAATTGCTTTAGAAAAACAGTTAGCTTTGATTCCTGATAATGTTACTTTTGTACAGGCAGCCGGTGTCGCTCTTGGCTACCAAACCGGCTATCAAGGCATCACTAAAGAACTTGACCTGCAAAAAGGACAGTCCATTTTGATTCATGGCGGCAGTGGCTCGGTCGGTTTTGCCGCTATTCAAGCAGCTAAAAATAGTGGTGCAACAAAGATTTATGCAACAGCCAGTGACAAAGGCAAAGCATTTTTAACCGAATTCGACCCAAAAATCATAGTGTTTGATTACAAAAAAGACGATTTTACGAAAATAACAGAAAAAGTGGACGCTGTTTTGGATACGGTCGGTGGAAATACTCAAGAACAGTCCTTAAAAGTACTAAAAAGCAGCGGAAAACTTCGCTCAACAGTCAATTTAACTGATAACGTTAAGAATTCAGCCTTTGATGCAGCAAGCTATTACCTAGTTTCCGGCCAAACATTGTCACAACTTCTTTTGGATCTCAGCCGTAATCGCATCACAATCAAAATCGCACACATGATGAAATTTAACTTAGAAAATCTTAAAAAAAGCCATCAGCAATTTGAAACAGGTCATCCATTAGGAAAAATAATTTTAGAATTTTAA
- a CDS encoding branched-chain amino acid aminotransferase, with amino-acid sequence MVKAKAEDFDWPNLGFNYFDLPYSFHAEYKDGKWDEGHLTSNSSVTMSEAANVLHYGQEAFEGLKAYRREDGGVNLFRPDMNAKRMHNSAKRLLMAPFPEKRFVEAVKEVVKANQDFVPPYGSGATLYIRPFLIGTGEVIGVHPADSFQFHILVTPVGPYYKGGMKPTAYVTSPYDRAAHGGTGQSKVSGNYASSLLPGSIAQKAGYSDVVYLDPRLHENIEELGGANFFGVTKDGQFKTPKSPSILPSITKKSLLQIADDFGMDPEETTISVYDLDQFAEAGAMGTAAVISPVGSITHNGNKHVFFSETKVGPYTQKLYDRLSRIQDGDEKGPEGWQVDVPLK; translated from the coding sequence ATGGTAAAAGCAAAAGCAGAAGATTTTGATTGGCCCAATTTAGGCTTTAATTATTTTGATTTACCCTACAGTTTTCATGCTGAGTATAAAGATGGTAAATGGGACGAGGGGCATTTAACAAGCAACTCGTCAGTCACAATGTCTGAAGCGGCTAACGTTCTGCATTATGGGCAGGAAGCCTTTGAAGGTTTGAAAGCTTATCGCCGGGAGGATGGCGGCGTCAATTTGTTCCGTCCTGATATGAATGCTAAACGCATGCACAATTCGGCTAAACGTTTACTCATGGCACCATTCCCAGAAAAAAGGTTCGTTGAGGCTGTTAAGGAAGTTGTTAAAGCAAACCAAGACTTCGTGCCGCCTTATGGTTCTGGCGCAACACTCTATATTCGACCATTTTTGATCGGCACCGGTGAAGTTATTGGGGTTCATCCGGCTGACAGTTTTCAGTTTCATATCTTAGTTACACCGGTCGGTCCTTATTATAAAGGTGGTATGAAACCAACAGCTTATGTCACGAGCCCTTACGATCGTGCAGCCCATGGCGGTACTGGCCAGTCTAAAGTCTCTGGCAACTATGCTTCTAGTCTGCTGCCGGGTTCGATTGCGCAAAAAGCAGGTTATTCTGATGTGGTCTATCTTGATCCAAGACTGCATGAAAATATCGAAGAACTTGGCGGTGCTAATTTCTTCGGTGTTACAAAAGATGGTCAATTTAAAACACCTAAGTCCCCTTCCATTCTACCTTCAATCACAAAAAAGTCTTTGCTGCAGATCGCTGACGACTTTGGCATGGATCCTGAAGAAACAACGATCAGTGTTTACGATCTGGACCAATTTGCTGAAGCCGGTGCGATGGGCACGGCTGCTGTTATTTCACCAGTCGGCTCCATTACCCATAATGGCAACAAACATGTATTCTTCAGCGAAACCAAAGTTGGACCCTACACACAAAAACTGTACGACCGCCTAAGCCGCATTCAAGATGGGGATGAAAAAGGTCCCGAAGGCTGGCAAGTTGACGTACCTTTGAAATAA
- a CDS encoding alpha/beta hydrolase family protein yields the protein MTKISDISYGIDAKQKIDLYLQDFSAPLVFYVHGGGWWQGDKEKDLKVFQALFQAGFSVASTNYRLADEKHLYPTQLDDTRSALTFLINSDYQFNKKNISLFGASSGANISVSLSIETGFPTVSWSGQFDFKGFLATHTAIAGRKAADNPDPDKGSKMASYYKWILERLFNGDLSKVDQATLQHQITPATGSILLVNSAAELAPIEEVYKMQSAYIENGLEVSTLIFPGDRHALAYADDALPVTIDFLKKH from the coding sequence ATGACAAAGATTTCTGATATTTCTTATGGCATAGATGCAAAACAGAAAATTGATCTTTATTTACAAGATTTTTCAGCCCCTTTGGTTTTTTATGTGCATGGCGGCGGCTGGTGGCAGGGTGATAAAGAAAAGGATCTGAAAGTTTTTCAGGCCTTGTTTCAGGCCGGATTTTCTGTGGCTTCGACGAATTATCGGTTAGCAGATGAAAAGCACCTTTATCCGACCCAGCTGGACGATACTCGCTCAGCTTTAACGTTTTTGATCAATAGTGATTATCAATTCAACAAAAAAAATATCTCACTGTTTGGTGCTTCATCGGGAGCAAATATCAGCGTTTCTTTATCGATCGAAACAGGATTTCCAACTGTTTCTTGGTCTGGCCAATTCGATTTCAAAGGATTTCTAGCTACGCATACGGCAATTGCTGGTCGCAAAGCAGCTGACAATCCAGATCCGGATAAGGGCAGCAAGATGGCGTCCTATTATAAATGGATTTTAGAAAGACTTTTTAATGGTGATTTATCTAAAGTTGATCAAGCAACGCTGCAGCATCAAATCACACCGGCAACAGGGAGCATTTTATTAGTTAATTCTGCTGCCGAATTGGCTCCGATCGAGGAAGTTTACAAAATGCAGTCAGCCTATATTGAAAATGGTCTCGAAGTTTCCACGCTTATTTTTCCAGGAGATCGGCACGCCTTAGCCTATGCTGATGATGCATTACCCGTGACAATTGATTTTTTGAAGAAACATTGA